One genomic segment of Hymenobacter psoromatis includes these proteins:
- a CDS encoding HlyD family secretion protein: protein MATDSTLQDAPPTAVAEPLEPAKKRNPLVLIIIALVLLAAAFYGFRRYEFAKVHESTDDAQVEGDVYPIIPRVSGPVLKVFVTDNQTVKKGDTLVTIDKSDYQQRVNAAHAALLAAQAQVTAARAQVGTAQANVRTAQTTIGVSEANRVKLRQDLARSVKLRKDDIIPQSDYDAVQANLSATNAQRSTANDMVTVAREQVTAAQQQIVVAQAVVKQRQSDLDNTNLQLSYTTLLAPANGYVSKKNVQPGQVVSPGQQLMGLVSSGKTWVIANFKETQLENMKVGQTAKLEIDAYPNEDFEGHIESLSAATGARFALLPPDNSTGNFVKVTQRVPVKIVLNKEDPEHPLRTGMSVNAIVSVK, encoded by the coding sequence ATGGCTACTGACTCCACTCTCCAAGACGCCCCTCCGACCGCCGTGGCCGAGCCGCTCGAACCCGCTAAGAAGCGCAACCCGCTGGTACTTATCATAATAGCCCTGGTGCTGCTAGCCGCCGCTTTCTATGGCTTCCGCCGCTACGAATTTGCCAAAGTTCACGAAAGCACCGACGATGCCCAGGTAGAGGGCGATGTGTACCCAATAATACCCCGCGTGTCGGGCCCGGTGCTGAAGGTGTTCGTGACGGACAACCAGACGGTGAAAAAGGGCGATACGCTCGTCACCATCGATAAGTCGGACTACCAGCAGCGCGTCAATGCTGCCCATGCCGCCCTGCTAGCTGCCCAGGCCCAGGTAACGGCCGCCCGCGCTCAGGTAGGCACGGCTCAGGCCAACGTGCGCACTGCCCAAACCACCATCGGCGTGAGCGAGGCCAACCGCGTCAAGCTCCGGCAGGACCTGGCCCGCAGCGTGAAGCTGCGCAAGGATGACATCATTCCGCAGAGCGATTACGACGCCGTGCAGGCTAACTTGAGCGCTACTAACGCCCAGCGCAGCACCGCCAACGACATGGTAACGGTGGCTCGCGAGCAGGTAACCGCCGCTCAGCAGCAGATAGTAGTGGCCCAAGCCGTGGTAAAGCAGCGCCAGTCTGACCTCGACAACACCAATCTCCAGCTCAGCTACACGACCCTGCTGGCCCCAGCCAACGGCTACGTGAGCAAGAAAAACGTGCAGCCCGGCCAGGTAGTATCGCCCGGCCAGCAATTAATGGGCCTGGTGAGTAGCGGCAAAACCTGGGTTATCGCCAACTTCAAGGAAACTCAGCTCGAAAACATGAAGGTGGGCCAGACGGCCAAGCTGGAAATAGACGCCTACCCCAACGAGGATTTTGAGGGTCACATCGAGTCGCTGTCGGCGGCAACCGGTGCGCGCTTCGCGCTCCTACCCCCTGACAATTCGACTGGTAATTTTGTGAAGGTGACTCAGCGCGTGCCCGTCAAAATCGTGCTAAATAAGGAAGACCCCGAGCATCCCCTGCGCACCGGCATGAGCGTCAACGCCATCGTTTCGGTGAAATAG
- a CDS encoding universal stress protein produces the protein MTLSTILCPLDFSAASGALVAYAAALAVGTGAELRLLYVQEPATPALAGVEAELYAHRAAAEAAGASRVFVHTLHGEAGPAIIAEARRQHADIIVIGAHGQTGLSRFLMGNTAEVVVRTAPCPTLLVRE, from the coding sequence ATGACCCTCTCGACCATCTTGTGTCCGCTGGATTTTTCGGCCGCTTCGGGAGCGCTGGTAGCGTATGCCGCGGCGCTGGCCGTGGGCACCGGAGCCGAGCTGCGCCTGCTCTACGTGCAGGAGCCGGCCACCCCGGCCCTGGCCGGCGTGGAGGCTGAGTTGTATGCGCACCGCGCCGCCGCCGAGGCGGCCGGAGCCAGCCGGGTGTTCGTGCACACACTGCACGGTGAGGCCGGGCCGGCCATCATTGCCGAAGCCCGCCGCCAGCACGCCGATATCATCGTGATTGGAGCCCACGGCCAGACTGGCCTCAGCCGCTTCCTAATGGGTAACACGGCCGAAGTGGTCGTGCGGACCGCGCCCTGCCCCACGCTGCTCGTGCGCGAATAG
- a CDS encoding TolC family protein, which translates to MFSRYQLASFAGLTLAGSLLARPALAQAQPGLPAANQPIGLLSDSLSLGGTVQAVLDANPGVANLTELANAASSRLTQTQAGFLPLITGSAAYTNLTPVSHLALGGGPELRFAPSNLFDAHITAQYELLDFGKRGASTDLSRSQVQTAQDNVIVARRDLAFNAAQTYYNILFMRASIQVQDQQIASLQVHRNEMEKRVEAGVSTKFDVTTTDVRITQAQSTKLDLQNQLLNQQVQLARLLHKPQQTDVPVKGRLTYEPQPVDLTAELAKAAENRPEVKLSKDAENTAELQAKLITRSNMPSLGVGAQVGGKNGYILPTGTINDIRFNTLAQAQLSVPIYDGNRNRKQRVEAAANYRAAQARTADTQEQIRSDVRQAVNNMQFSQARYDNAEQQVAQATDALTRAEGRYRYGVGQNLDVLDAETQLSLARLARAQAIYNYTLGQYQLRRATGEQIWQ; encoded by the coding sequence ATGTTCTCTAGATATCAACTGGCTAGCTTCGCGGGGCTGACGCTTGCGGGCAGCTTGCTGGCCCGGCCCGCGCTGGCCCAGGCTCAGCCCGGCTTACCCGCTGCCAACCAGCCCATTGGGTTGCTTAGCGATTCGCTTAGCCTCGGTGGCACAGTGCAAGCGGTGCTCGACGCTAATCCGGGCGTGGCTAACCTTACCGAGCTGGCTAACGCCGCTTCCAGTCGCCTGACCCAGACGCAGGCTGGCTTCCTACCCCTGATTACGGGCTCGGCAGCTTATACGAACCTCACGCCGGTGTCGCACCTAGCCCTTGGAGGCGGGCCGGAACTAAGATTTGCACCCAGCAACCTCTTTGATGCTCACATCACGGCGCAGTATGAGCTGCTGGATTTCGGCAAGCGCGGTGCCAGTACTGACTTGTCGCGCTCGCAGGTGCAGACGGCCCAGGACAACGTTATTGTGGCGCGCCGCGACCTGGCGTTTAATGCAGCGCAGACGTATTATAATATTCTCTTTATGCGGGCCAGCATTCAGGTGCAGGACCAGCAGATAGCTTCGCTGCAAGTGCACCGCAACGAGATGGAGAAGCGGGTAGAGGCGGGCGTCAGCACGAAGTTCGATGTGACGACTACTGACGTGCGTATCACTCAAGCCCAGAGTACCAAGCTCGACCTACAAAACCAGCTCCTCAACCAGCAGGTGCAGCTGGCGCGGCTGCTACACAAGCCGCAACAGACCGACGTACCGGTAAAAGGTCGCCTCACCTATGAGCCGCAACCCGTAGACCTAACCGCCGAGCTGGCTAAAGCCGCCGAAAACAGGCCCGAGGTGAAGCTCAGCAAGGATGCTGAAAATACTGCCGAACTGCAAGCCAAGCTCATTACTCGCAGCAACATGCCTAGCTTGGGCGTGGGCGCGCAGGTGGGGGGTAAGAACGGCTATATTCTGCCTACCGGGACGATAAATGACATTCGGTTCAATACCTTGGCGCAGGCTCAGTTGTCGGTGCCCATCTACGACGGTAACCGCAACCGCAAGCAGCGCGTGGAGGCCGCCGCCAACTACCGCGCCGCCCAGGCCCGCACGGCCGACACGCAGGAACAGATTCGGTCCGATGTTCGCCAAGCCGTTAATAACATGCAGTTCAGCCAGGCCCGCTACGACAATGCCGAGCAGCAGGTAGCCCAGGCCACCGACGCCCTCACCCGCGCCGAGGGCCGCTACCGCTATGGCGTAGGCCAGAACCTGGACGTGCTCGATGCGGAAACCCAACTTTCCCTGGCCCGCCTGGCCCGCGCCCAGGCTATCTACAACTACACTTTGGGCCAGTATCAGTTGCGCCGCGCCACCGGCGAGCAGATTTGGCAATGA
- a CDS encoding sigma-54-dependent Fis family transcriptional regulator yields the protein MPTSGQDETLLLHLNEAIATLRDKEVLFQVITNKLRLIFPFDLIGINVFDKGLLNRRLFFKNYLITIPEPIPDFTADFTPIAGSPIEQLLVNPRVQYITLDEYARDYPDFEALNQLRQQGIQYLTLAPLWLNGHLTGYLMLAAARPPAFTPADETLLEKIASLVAIAVRNSLDFEEIARREQQRTLQLNITNALLSIKQREPLFRAIAEELGQVVTFYYFGIRVQRAGARGTYESFAEFTRPHEDLRAPLLALDPNRFNNNNNELAQLYNQVADLLQTPGLYAGDDFRALATRYPAMRYIYETHQVRALLIVPIWQRPDGAAVLMLASPTPAGFGPNDLGTVQALVPQITLALENLFAFEQIEELKAQVEQERTYLIDEINTDRPTDGLIGNSPALQLLRQRIAQVAGTDATVLITGETGTGKEVVARALHQASPRHSRALVKLNCAALPAQLIESELFGHEKGAFTGAVERRIGKFELADGGTIFLDEVGELPLDLQAKLLRVLQEKEFERLGGNRVLTTDARVLAATNRVLEDEVRAGRFRADLYYRLNVFPMHLAPLRERPEDIAPLVQHYLATLSKRLARPPRPIRPADLAALHAYPWPGNIRELEHVLEQAIIVSQGAWLEFGGFAAGPPLLALPPGPTPALAEVASTPPTPADGVPLKTLREQERDHILAALRHTGGRVSGAQGAATILDINPKTLEARMKKLGIRRTVVAG from the coding sequence ATGCCTACTTCCGGCCAAGACGAAACTCTACTCCTACACCTCAATGAGGCCATCGCTACGTTGCGCGACAAAGAGGTGCTGTTCCAGGTTATCACCAATAAACTCCGGCTCATTTTTCCCTTCGACTTAATCGGCATTAATGTTTTTGATAAAGGCCTGCTTAACAGACGCTTGTTCTTTAAAAATTACTTAATCACTATTCCCGAGCCGATTCCTGATTTCACCGCGGATTTCACGCCCATTGCTGGCTCACCCATTGAGCAGCTACTCGTCAATCCGCGAGTGCAATATATCACCCTAGATGAGTATGCCCGTGATTATCCTGATTTTGAAGCGCTTAATCAACTGCGCCAGCAGGGTATTCAATACCTGACGCTGGCCCCGCTCTGGCTCAACGGGCACCTCACGGGCTACCTGATGCTGGCCGCCGCCCGTCCACCTGCTTTCACCCCGGCCGATGAAACACTGCTGGAAAAAATAGCCTCGCTGGTCGCCATTGCCGTCCGCAACTCGCTTGATTTTGAGGAGATTGCCCGGCGCGAACAGCAGCGCACGCTTCAGCTTAATATTACGAATGCCCTTCTCAGTATTAAGCAGCGCGAGCCGCTGTTCCGGGCCATTGCCGAGGAGCTAGGGCAGGTAGTAACCTTCTATTACTTTGGTATTCGGGTGCAGCGAGCCGGGGCGCGAGGCACCTACGAGAGTTTCGCGGAGTTTACCCGGCCTCACGAAGACCTGCGCGCCCCGCTGCTGGCCCTCGACCCTAACCGCTTCAATAACAACAACAACGAACTAGCGCAGCTCTACAACCAGGTAGCGGACCTGCTGCAAACGCCCGGTCTGTACGCGGGCGACGACTTTCGGGCACTGGCCACGCGCTACCCGGCCATGCGCTACATCTACGAAACGCACCAGGTGCGGGCCCTGCTCATCGTGCCCATCTGGCAGCGGCCCGATGGGGCGGCGGTACTCATGCTGGCCTCGCCCACGCCGGCCGGCTTCGGCCCCAACGACCTAGGTACCGTGCAGGCGCTAGTGCCGCAGATTACGCTAGCCCTCGAAAACCTGTTTGCCTTCGAGCAGATAGAGGAGCTAAAGGCGCAGGTAGAGCAGGAGCGCACCTATTTAATTGATGAAATCAACACCGACCGGCCCACCGACGGTCTTATCGGCAACAGCCCGGCCTTACAGCTGCTGCGGCAGCGTATCGCGCAGGTAGCTGGCACCGATGCCACGGTGCTTATCACCGGCGAAACCGGTACTGGCAAAGAGGTAGTAGCGCGAGCTCTGCACCAGGCGTCGCCCCGCCACAGCCGGGCGCTGGTCAAACTCAATTGCGCCGCCCTACCTGCGCAGCTGATTGAGAGCGAACTATTTGGGCACGAAAAGGGCGCGTTTACCGGGGCCGTGGAACGGCGCATCGGCAAGTTTGAGCTGGCCGATGGCGGCACTATTTTCCTGGATGAGGTGGGTGAGCTACCCCTCGACCTGCAAGCCAAGCTGCTGCGCGTGCTGCAAGAAAAGGAGTTTGAGCGCCTGGGCGGCAACCGCGTGCTCACCACCGATGCCCGCGTGCTGGCCGCCACCAACCGCGTGCTCGAAGACGAGGTGCGCGCCGGCCGCTTCCGCGCCGACCTCTACTACCGCCTCAACGTGTTTCCGATGCATTTGGCCCCGCTGCGCGAGCGGCCCGAGGATATTGCGCCCTTGGTGCAGCACTACCTGGCTACTCTTAGCAAGCGGCTGGCGCGGCCGCCGCGCCCCATTCGCCCCGCCGACCTGGCCGCCCTGCACGCCTACCCCTGGCCCGGCAACATCCGCGAGCTGGAGCACGTGCTGGAGCAGGCCATCATCGTGAGCCAGGGTGCATGGCTGGAATTCGGCGGCTTTGCGGCGGGCCCGCCGCTGCTGGCCCTACCCCCCGGCCCCACCCCAGCGCTGGCCGAGGTGGCCTCTACCCCCCCCACCCCGGCCGATGGGGTGCCCCTCAAAACGCTGCGCGAGCAGGAGCGCGACCATATTCTGGCCGCGCTACGCCACACCGGCGGCCGCGTAAGCGGCGCGCAGGGTGCGGCCACCATCCTGGATATTAACCCTAAAACCCTGGAGGCTCGCATGAAGAAGCTCGGCATCCGGCGCACGGTGGTAGCGGGGTAG
- the radA gene encoding DNA repair protein RadA, producing the protein MAKARTVFFCQNCGAQSAKWIGRCPSCGEWNTYVEEVVQKETAATTTGQWKPASTVPGGNLAKAAKSRPLADIRHEEEPRIITPDGELNRVLGGGLVPGSIVLIGGEPGIGKSTLMLQIALMMKKLRILYVSGEESEAQIKMRAERLADGQHPGCYILTETNTQNIFRQIDQVEPNLLVIDSIQTMHSTLVESGAGSVSQVRECTAEFLKYAKETGTPVLLIGHITKDGSIAGPKILEHMVDTVLQFEGDRHLSYRILRTTKNRFGSTSELGIYEMQGSGLRQVSNPSEILLSQRAESLSGMAIGATLEGNRPLLVEVQALVTPATYGTPQRSSTGFDAKRLQMLLAVLEKRAGLRLGQHDVFLNIAGGLRLDDPALDAAVCAAVVSSLNDLPIPGDVCLAAEVGLSGEMRAVPRLDQRLAEAEKLGFREMYVSQFNGKNLADQGRAGLRIQAVSRLDEVLQGLFS; encoded by the coding sequence ATGGCCAAGGCAAGAACGGTTTTTTTCTGTCAGAACTGTGGGGCACAGTCAGCGAAGTGGATTGGGCGCTGCCCCTCGTGCGGCGAGTGGAATACCTACGTGGAGGAAGTGGTGCAGAAGGAGACTGCCGCTACCACCACCGGGCAGTGGAAGCCCGCTAGTACCGTGCCCGGCGGCAATTTGGCTAAGGCCGCCAAGTCGCGCCCACTGGCCGACATCAGGCACGAGGAAGAGCCGCGCATCATTACACCCGACGGCGAGCTGAACCGGGTGTTGGGCGGCGGGCTGGTGCCGGGCTCCATTGTGCTCATCGGCGGCGAGCCAGGCATTGGCAAGAGCACACTCATGCTCCAGATTGCCTTGATGATGAAGAAGCTACGTATTCTTTACGTGAGCGGCGAGGAGAGTGAGGCGCAGATAAAAATGCGCGCCGAGCGTTTGGCCGACGGCCAGCACCCCGGTTGCTACATCTTAACAGAGACGAACACCCAGAATATTTTCCGCCAAATAGACCAGGTAGAGCCCAACCTGCTCGTCATCGACTCCATCCAGACCATGCACTCGACGCTGGTGGAGAGCGGCGCAGGCTCGGTGAGCCAAGTGCGCGAGTGCACCGCCGAGTTTCTAAAATACGCCAAGGAAACCGGCACGCCGGTACTGCTCATCGGCCACATTACGAAGGACGGCAGCATTGCCGGCCCTAAAATATTGGAGCACATGGTAGATACGGTATTGCAGTTTGAGGGCGACCGCCACCTGAGCTACCGCATTCTGCGCACCACCAAAAACCGCTTCGGTAGCACTTCCGAACTAGGTATTTACGAAATGCAGGGCAGCGGACTACGCCAGGTCAGCAACCCGTCCGAAATATTGCTTTCGCAGCGCGCCGAGAGCCTGAGCGGCATGGCCATTGGGGCCACGCTGGAAGGCAACCGGCCCTTATTAGTAGAAGTGCAGGCCCTGGTGACGCCTGCCACCTACGGCACGCCGCAGCGCAGCAGCACTGGCTTCGACGCCAAGCGCCTGCAAATGCTGCTGGCGGTGCTTGAAAAGCGCGCTGGCCTGCGCCTGGGCCAGCACGACGTATTTCTGAACATCGCCGGTGGCCTGCGGCTCGATGACCCGGCCCTCGATGCGGCCGTGTGCGCGGCGGTAGTATCTAGTTTGAACGATTTGCCGATTCCGGGCGACGTGTGCCTGGCCGCTGAAGTAGGCCTGAGCGGGGAGATGCGCGCCGTGCCCCGCCTCGACCAGCGCCTGGCCGAAGCCGAAAAATTGGGCTTCCGCGAGATGTACGTCTCCCAATTCAACGGTAAAAACCTGGCCGACCAGGGCCGCGCCGGGCTGCGCATACAAGCCGTGAGCCGGCTCGACGAAGTGCTGCAAGGCTTATTCAGCTGA
- a CDS encoding peroxiredoxin family protein: MKLNFTYILTCWLSCAGALTTQAQTAASQSAGFAVLTGRVSSPTSDTVAVSIHDSPFDSNERISYARINEKGEFRLKVPVNGSTKADLVYGDAVADLFLDPGTDMDVRFKADDLPGTVRFKPNDVPTGFASRLRNSSNLTDEQRHRLQMANANSYLTEFDEQFVSNDGFQVLPDNIQLYEAPFVSFLDYRIKHERNFLEDRAAKQSFTIDFYNYAKADITYSNANDRLTFPDLREQVVSTEGRMAMTTGYYDFLRDPSLLNDQSAIGNEQFQEFLLNYVHHMAAQQKHLRTDPDFYPFCYALASKRLNGTMKLLTLGRILQESFRFGHVRQSAAMLADYRTLDLHKHFLPALETDFGKHQALAIGSQAPDFRLVSATGDSVRLSSFQGKLVYLNFWKSTNGLCLRDLAYAQDLVKRFEGKNIVFVNVALDELEVPWRQLVTIKKLPGVQVRAVGGLRSEVAKAYGLSEVPTYMLLGEDGTILNPKPKRLSSRAAVDEINQSFGKAGIYSAAVAQLPTPASAAK, from the coding sequence ATGAAATTAAATTTTACTTATATATTAACTTGCTGGTTAAGTTGCGCTGGGGCGCTAACCACCCAGGCCCAAACCGCCGCCAGCCAATCAGCAGGGTTTGCCGTCCTGACAGGCCGAGTCAGCAGCCCAACCTCCGATACGGTAGCGGTATCAATTCACGACAGCCCATTCGACTCCAATGAGCGAATTAGCTACGCCCGGATTAATGAAAAGGGCGAGTTTCGGCTTAAGGTGCCCGTAAACGGCTCAACCAAAGCGGACCTTGTATACGGCGATGCTGTAGCCGACTTGTTTCTGGACCCCGGCACCGACATGGATGTGCGCTTTAAGGCCGACGACTTGCCGGGCACCGTCAGATTCAAGCCGAACGACGTGCCGACTGGCTTCGCTTCGCGCTTGCGCAACAGTAGCAACCTGACCGATGAGCAGCGCCACCGCTTGCAGATGGCCAACGCCAACTCGTACTTAACTGAATTTGACGAGCAATTTGTGTCAAACGATGGTTTTCAGGTACTTCCCGACAACATTCAGCTTTACGAAGCGCCGTTTGTGTCATTTCTGGACTACCGTATTAAGCATGAGCGTAACTTTTTGGAAGACCGGGCGGCTAAGCAGTCTTTCACTATCGATTTTTATAACTATGCCAAGGCTGATATTACCTATTCTAATGCAAATGACCGCCTGACATTTCCTGATTTGCGAGAGCAAGTAGTAAGCACCGAAGGTCGCATGGCAATGACGACCGGATATTACGATTTCCTGCGCGACCCTAGCTTACTGAACGACCAGTCGGCCATCGGTAACGAGCAGTTTCAGGAATTTTTGCTTAATTACGTGCACCACATGGCTGCGCAACAGAAGCACCTGCGCACCGACCCCGACTTCTATCCCTTCTGCTACGCGCTGGCCAGCAAGCGCCTCAATGGCACCATGAAGCTGCTGACGCTGGGCCGCATTCTTCAGGAGTCGTTTCGCTTTGGGCACGTGCGGCAGTCGGCAGCCATGCTGGCCGACTACCGCACCCTTGATTTGCATAAGCACTTTCTGCCCGCGCTCGAAACTGACTTCGGTAAGCATCAGGCGCTCGCTATCGGGTCGCAGGCCCCCGACTTCCGGCTGGTATCCGCCACCGGCGATTCGGTGCGGCTGAGCAGCTTCCAAGGCAAACTGGTGTACCTGAACTTCTGGAAATCGACCAACGGCCTGTGCCTGCGTGACCTAGCCTACGCCCAAGACTTGGTGAAGCGTTTCGAGGGCAAAAATATCGTGTTTGTAAACGTAGCGCTCGACGAGCTGGAAGTGCCTTGGCGGCAACTCGTTACCATTAAGAAGCTACCCGGCGTGCAGGTGCGCGCCGTGGGCGGCCTGCGCTCGGAGGTGGCCAAAGCCTACGGCTTATCGGAAGTGCCTACTTATATGCTGCTGGGTGAAGACGGCACCATTCTCAACCCCAAGCCCAAGCGCCTGAGCAGCCGCGCCGCTGTGGACGAGATAAACCAGTCTTTTGGCAAGGCCGGCATTTACAGCGCGGCCGTGGCGCAACTCCCTACCCCTGCCAGCGCGGCCAAGTAG
- a CDS encoding SPASM domain-containing protein, with product MRSTLRDGFSLLRKATPGRLLNAFQVVTSYIISRATGQARAWGLPVALAFEPTTSCNLRCPECPSGLRSFTRPTGMLPAELFKQTMDELASRLWYLIFYFQGEPYLHPQFLDLVEYASKKGLYTATSTNAHFLTDDNARRTVESGLDRLIISLDGTTQEVYQQYRIGGKLEKVLAGTRNVVKWRKKLKSSTPRIIFQFLVVRPNEHQIEDAKALAQAMGVDDVWFKTAQIYDYQQGSPLIPTIDYYSRYANNGNGTFSLKNKLVNGCWKMWHSCVITWDGKVVPCCFDKDAEYRLGDRQHESFRALWHGSKYHSFRQALLQGRDQIEMCRNCTEGTKVWG from the coding sequence ATGCGCTCTACCCTCCGCGATGGTTTTTCTCTGCTCCGCAAAGCCACGCCCGGCCGCCTGCTCAATGCTTTTCAGGTAGTTACTTCCTATATTATCAGCCGGGCCACGGGCCAGGCCCGCGCGTGGGGCCTGCCCGTGGCGCTGGCTTTTGAACCCACTACCAGCTGCAATCTGCGCTGCCCCGAGTGCCCCAGCGGCCTACGCTCCTTTACCCGGCCCACCGGGATGCTCCCCGCCGAGCTGTTTAAGCAGACAATGGACGAACTGGCCAGCCGGCTCTGGTATCTCATTTTTTACTTCCAAGGCGAGCCTTACCTGCACCCGCAATTTCTGGACTTGGTGGAATACGCCAGCAAAAAGGGCCTCTACACCGCCACCAGCACCAACGCTCACTTCCTAACCGACGACAACGCCCGCCGCACGGTAGAAAGCGGTCTGGACCGCCTTATCATCTCCCTCGATGGCACCACCCAGGAAGTGTACCAGCAGTACCGCATCGGCGGCAAGCTGGAAAAGGTACTGGCCGGCACCCGCAACGTAGTAAAATGGCGCAAAAAGCTGAAAAGCAGCACCCCGCGCATTATTTTCCAATTCTTGGTAGTGCGGCCCAACGAGCACCAAATCGAGGATGCCAAAGCGCTGGCCCAGGCGATGGGGGTAGACGATGTGTGGTTTAAAACCGCCCAGATTTACGACTACCAGCAGGGCTCGCCACTCATTCCAACCATCGATTACTACTCACGCTACGCGAACAACGGCAACGGCACGTTCAGTCTCAAGAATAAGCTGGTGAACGGCTGCTGGAAAATGTGGCACTCGTGCGTCATCACTTGGGACGGCAAAGTGGTGCCCTGCTGCTTCGACAAAGATGCTGAGTACCGCCTCGGCGACCGGCAACATGAGAGTTTCCGCGCCCTCTGGCACGGCTCCAAGTACCACAGCTTCCGCCAGGCTCTGCTCCAAGGCCGCGACCAGATTGAGATGTGCCGCAATTGCACCGAAGGCACTAAAGTGTGGGGCTAA
- a CDS encoding FeoB-associated Cys-rich membrane protein, whose amino-acid sequence METQLLIVIALFAAALYYLGRRVYQTFAAKGQAGCAKGCGGACGAAFDVEAMQRTIEARTVSR is encoded by the coding sequence ATGGAGACGCAACTGCTCATAGTCATTGCCTTGTTCGCCGCCGCGCTTTATTATTTGGGCCGGCGCGTGTACCAAACATTCGCCGCCAAGGGGCAGGCCGGCTGCGCCAAAGGCTGCGGCGGCGCGTGCGGTGCAGCCTTTGACGTAGAGGCCATGCAACGCACTATTGAGGCGCGCACAGTCAGCCGCTAA
- a CDS encoding inositol monophosphatase family protein: protein MTPDLLPLSHAVAALCRQAGQFIRQQVTDFDASKIESKGLHDMVSYVDKESEKMLVAGLQQLLPTAGFVTEEGTVANTEASQTEYRWIIDPLDGTTNFIHGLPCFAVSVALARGNEPVLGVVYEVSRDECFRAAQGHGAFLNEQPIRVSTADKMDNTLIATGLPFYKFTHLDAYLRILTEFMQNSRGLRRWGSAATDLAYVACGRFDSYFEFNINSYDVAAGVLLVREAGGRVTQWLADGDPVFNREALATNGLVHDEMQAVLKQHWGEGFQW, encoded by the coding sequence ATGACCCCCGACCTCCTACCCCTCTCGCACGCTGTGGCCGCGCTCTGCCGCCAGGCGGGTCAGTTTATCCGCCAGCAAGTGACGGATTTTGATGCCTCTAAAATTGAAAGCAAGGGCCTGCACGATATGGTTTCTTATGTGGATAAGGAGTCGGAGAAAATGCTGGTGGCGGGCCTGCAACAGCTGCTACCCACGGCCGGCTTCGTAACGGAGGAAGGCACCGTGGCCAACACCGAAGCCAGCCAGACCGAGTACCGCTGGATAATTGACCCGCTCGACGGCACCACTAATTTCATCCACGGCCTACCCTGCTTCGCAGTGAGCGTGGCCCTGGCGCGCGGCAACGAGCCAGTGCTAGGCGTGGTATATGAGGTGAGCCGCGACGAGTGCTTCCGCGCCGCGCAGGGCCACGGCGCGTTTTTGAATGAGCAGCCCATCCGCGTGAGCACCGCCGACAAGATGGATAATACGCTCATCGCCACCGGCTTGCCCTTCTACAAGTTCACCCATCTTGATGCCTACCTGCGCATCCTCACCGAGTTTATGCAGAACTCCAGGGGCCTGCGCCGCTGGGGCTCGGCGGCCACCGACCTGGCCTACGTGGCCTGCGGACGCTTCGACAGCTACTTTGAGTTCAACATCAATTCCTACGATGTGGCCGCCGGTGTCTTGCTCGTGCGCGAGGCGGGGGGTAGGGTCACGCAGTGGCTGGCCGATGGCGACCCGGTATTCAACCGCGAAGCGCTGGCTACCAATGGCTTAGTGCACGACGAGATGCAGGCCGTGCTGAAGCAGCACTGGGGTGAGGGCTTTCAGTGGTAG